The Quercus robur chromosome 3, dhQueRobu3.1, whole genome shotgun sequence DNA segment TCAAGGAAGTGGAGCTGAGATcatgtaccctgatctatatAAAGGGCTAGGGTTGAAACTAGAGGATTTTAGTAAGTATGACACACCACTAGTGGGAATTGATGGGAAAGTACTAATGCCCAAGGGGCAGATAAAACTCTTGGTAGTAACTAAGAGAAAGGAGGTTGAAGTAAATTTCATAGTGGTTAATGCCTTTTCACCATACACTGTGATTTTAGGATGGCCTTGGATTCATGCTATGGGGGTAGTACCTTCTACGTTGCACCAGAAGATCAAATTCCCTACTCAAGATGGGGTTGCTGTGGTCTGAGCCAACCAAAAGGTAGTAAGATAGTGCTTGGTGGCCGTGATAAATCACGAGATTAAGTAGAAGGAGCAAGTTGAAACGAATCAATTATAGCAATTATAGGGTGCCAAGAGCCTATCAGGGGTAGATAGTGCAGAGGAATTGGTTCAAGTACGAATATTGCCTTACACTAGCAGGTACTTTCGGATAGGGAAAAGTTTGCAAGTAGAAGATCCGGTAGAAGTTCTTCTGtcattaatacaaaatttggatgtgtttgcatggaatcCGTACGAAGTGCCCAGGGTAGACCCAACTTTCATTACACATTAGTTGAATGTAGATCCTCTGGTCACGctaaaaaagcaaaaactaaGGAGATCGGCAAAACCACACGTGGAAGCAGTGAAAGAGGAagtgaagaaaatgaagcaGGCATTGGGCCATAAAGGAGGTGTTTTTCCCCGAGTGGTTATCTAATACGGtggtagtgaagaagaaaaatgggaaatggagagtttgtgttgatTTTATCGATCTCAACCGAGCGTGCCCAAATGACCCATTCCCTGTACCGAAGATAGACCAGTTGGTAAACGCTACAGTCAGACACTAGAGAATGTGTTTTTCATATGCCTTTCAAGGTTATCATCAGATCACTTTAGCACCTGAGGATCAAGAGAAAACCTCTTTCATTATGCCTGAGGGTAATTACCATTACAtagtgatgccttttgggttaaagaaCGCAGGGTTTACATACCAACAAATGGTTACTCAGGTGTTCAAGGAGCAGATCAAGGAAATGGTAGAAGTTTATATTAACGGCATGGTGGTGACGAATAGAAGAAACAAAGAGCACGTGCCTAATCTGGTAGAAGTTTCTAAAATATTGAGGCAACATAAGTTATGCCTCAATGTAGACAAATGTGTCTTCGGCATGGGCTCGGGTAAGTTCTTGGGTTACATGATAACTACACAAGGAATAGAGGTCAACCCCATTTAGATTACGGCAATTCAACAGCTCAACCAGCCTACTAACACTAAAGAAGTGCAAAAACTCACTAGAATGATTGCCACCATAAATAGGTTCGTTTCAAGGTTAGCAGATAAGTGTAGACCATTCTTTTGATTGTTGAAGAAGTTGAAGGGTTTTCAGTGGATGGAGGAATGTGGTACGGCATTCAGAGACCTAAAGTCTTACTTGGCTAGCCCGCCTATTTTATATCGACCTGAGCTTGAAGAAGATTTGTATATGTACTTGGCGGTTTTCGACCATGCGATAAGCTCAGTATTGCTAAGACATTAGGAGGGGATCCAAAGACTAGTATATTATCTCAACAAAATGTTGATGGATGTAGAAACTCGGtatttgccgttagaaaaaatGGCATTTGGTGCATGCTACAAGGAAGCTACCACATTATTTTCAAGCCCACACGATGTGGGTGCTGACCTAGTACCCCCTATAGTCACTTTTGAGAAGGTCAGATTTCATTGGAAGGATAGCTAAATGGGGAACAAGACTTAGGATGTTTGACATATGGTACAAGCTGAGGAATCCTATTAAAGGTCGGGTTTTAGCAGACTTTGTAGCTGAATTCACCCCCATACCAGGAGTTCCTGTTAGGATATACCAGGTTATGGTTAAGAAATGGCGAGTGTATGTGGACGATGTGTCTAATACAAGAGGATTTTGGATCGGGTTGTAATGATATCTCCTGAGGGGTTACGATTAGAAAAATCACTAAGATTGAGTTTCAATGCTTCAAACAACGAAGCCGAGTCTCATTGCCAGTCTCAGGTTGGTTTAGAAGCTTGGTGCTGAGGAAGTTAAGGTATTCTTGGACTCAAAATTGCTGGTAAGCCAAATTGAGGGGAGCTTTAAGGCAAAGGATGCCCGTATGTCGCAATACTTGAAGTTGTTGAGGGCCCTACAAgcaactttttaaaaagtaagCATGGTTAGGATACCGAGAACTTAGAATAGTCATGTTGATTCATTGGCCACTTTGGCTTCGTTGCTAGATGAATGTATTCCCCGAATGATCTCTATAGAGTTATTGGAGCAGCCGAGTATAGAGCATCGTGCAATTGTAGCATCAACTACAGTGTCTGAATCAAGCTGGATGGATccttatatttctttcttatttgATGGATCTTTGCCAACTGATTCGAAAGAGTTAGAGAAAGTACGGAGAATGTCGACTCGTTTTTGGCTATCCGAGGACAAAAAGTAATATCGACATTCATTTGGAGGTCCTTATTTGTTATGTCTCCATCCAAACAAAGTCACTAAACTTCTAGCCGAGCTATGACTCAGGGATTTTGGTGGCCGAGTATGCAGTGGGACACGACCGACTAGGTTAAAAAATGTGACCAATGCTAGAGACATGCCCAATCATTCATCAACTAGGTGGAAACCTAAACCCGGTCACCAGCCCTTAGCCCTTCGCACAATGGGGTCGGGATATAATTGGACCGTTCCCTCAGGTGACGGGAAACATAAGGTTTGTGTTGGTTGCTActaattatttcaaaaattggGTGGAAGCCAAAGCCTTGGCGAACATTAGGGATGTGGATGTAAAGAAATTTGTGTAGAGGAATATCGTTACAAGGTTTTGGGTACCCCAAGTACTGATTTTGGATAATAGATTGCAATTTGACAATAAAGCCTTTCGAGAGTAGTGTAGTAATCTAGGAATAATTATCAAGTATTCGTCACCAGCATATCCCCATAGCAATGGATAGGCGGAAACAACAAATAAGACAATAGTTAATGGcttgaagaaaagactggaaaGGGAGAATGTTTTATGGGCTTATCGAACCACACCGAAGAGGTCAACAGGTGAGACTCCTTTCTCCATGACGTAGGTGGTAATACCAATCGAGATTAACTTGTCAAGCATGAGAGTTGCAGACTTCTCACAAAGCAATAATGATGCTCAAATAGTCGGGACTTTAGACTCTTTGGAGGAAAGATGAGACATGGTATCTATTCGACTTGTTGATTATCAGTAGAAGTTGGCCCGAGGGTATAACAGGAATGCAAAGCCCAAGGAGTTTCTAGCGAGAGACCTTGTTTTGCGGAAAATGGTGGGGAATATGAAATATCAGAGTACGGGGAAATTCGCCCCGAATTGGGAAGTGCCCTATCGGGTGACATTTGTAGCTAGAATAGGGGCTTATTTTTTGGAGGATATAGAAGAAAGACCTTTACCCCGATTGTGGAACATTTGTAATCTGAAAAAGTATTACCCGTAAGTGTGGAAGGAAAGTTGTAAGATATGTTTAAGGTTGTAAATGAGCTTGAATAGAGAATGCGGAAAGAATTCAATTATTACATTTTGAGTTGttaaacaatttaataaattctcctaaggacagaaacctagcCTCAACTTGACTCCGGTCATTGaccaggtggaaaccttaataAATTCTCCTAAAGACAGAAACCTAGCCTCGACTTGACTCTGGTCGCCGACTATGTGGAAACCTTAATGAATTTTTCTAAGGACTGAAACCTAGCCTTGGCC contains these protein-coding regions:
- the LOC126719714 gene encoding uncharacterized protein LOC126719714 — protein: MTPPEIEATDQPEKKLKRTLVSITFGEVDLEGTSQPHDDALVMTSRIGGFLVKRVMIDQGSGAEIMYPDLYKGLGLKLEDFSKYDTPLVGIDGKVLMPKGQIKLLVVTKRKEVEVNFIVVNAFSPYTVILGWPWIHAMGVVPSTLHQKIKFPTQDGVAVV